The following are encoded in a window of Streptococcus pasteurianus genomic DNA:
- a CDS encoding Blp family class II bacteriocin, producing MNTKTFDQFDVMTDAELSTVEGGKTIYYGNGLYCNANKCWVNWSQTATTIANNSVMNGLTGGNAGWHSGGRA from the coding sequence ATGAATACAAAAACTTTTGACCAATTTGATGTAATGACGGATGCAGAACTTTCTACTGTGGAAGGTGGGAAGACAATTTATTATGGTAATGGATTATACTGTAATGCAAATAAATGTTGGGTGAATTGGTCACAAACAGCTACAACGATTGCAAATAATTCAGTAATGAATGGCCTAACAGGCGGAAATGCTGGATGGCATTCAGGAGGAAGAGCTTAA
- a CDS encoding bacteriocin immunity protein: MAGLRWFSGGKERKNEAVIIIDELLVSLSEDSKYIPLKEFFLFYRKELESSGTSTPLVLSRMNVELSNILIENKLQLSDKQSEQLKRLRSLSNIRYGY; encoded by the coding sequence ATGGCGGGCTTAAGGTGGTTTTCGGGTGGAAAAGAAAGAAAAAATGAAGCAGTAATTATTATTGATGAATTATTAGTATCTTTGAGTGAGGATTCAAAATATATACCGCTTAAAGAATTTTTCCTTTTTTATCGTAAGGAATTAGAGTCAAGTGGAACTTCTACGCCATTGGTATTAAGTAGGATGAATGTAGAGTTATCTAACATTCTGATAGAAAATAAACTTCAATTATCTGATAAACAGTCAGAACAATTAAAGAGACTAAGAAGTTTATCAAATATTAGATATGGTTATTAG
- a CDS encoding CPBP family glutamic-type intramembrane protease yields MILALLFRKTRSISPSILVHMAWNIYLSWHLITFVFFGQ; encoded by the coding sequence TTGATTTTAGCCCTTCTTTTCAGAAAAACACGGTCAATTTCCCCATCAATTCTTGTTCATATGGCATGGAATATTTATCTGAGCTGGCACCTTATTACCTTTGTTTTCTTTGGTCAATAA
- a CDS encoding CPBP family intramembrane glutamic endopeptidase, with translation MDYLLTLLAFWLIYAYYGKLLFVGANPDFDLVFFRHSPQEFLVALQPLVVDPILEELLYRGVLMTSFFEKSKYFLDCLLSAILFSFAHLLSYGFRLDLFEKYVVSA, from the coding sequence TTGGATTATTTACTAACTCTGCTTGCTTTTTGGTTGATATACGCCTACTATGGCAAACTTTTATTTGTTGGGGCTAATCCTGATTTTGATTTGGTGTTTTTCCGTCACTCACCTCAGGAGTTTTTGGTGGCTTTACAACCCTTGGTTGTTGATCCAATCTTAGAAGAATTACTTTACCGTGGCGTTTTAATGACTAGCTTTTTTGAAAAATCAAAGTATTTCCTCGATTGCTTGTTATCTGCTATTTTATTTTCATTTGCACATTTGCTTTCCTATGGTTTTAGACTGGATTTATTTGAGAAATATGTTGTTTCGGCTTGA
- a CDS encoding bacteriocin: MNIKTFEQFDVMTDAELAKVEGGGMEWIGDVLGAIGNAAHPVNPRQVVDQLNGKYPRRGSVRSCPPGGTGGTPNAC; the protein is encoded by the coding sequence ATGAATATAAAAACTTTTGAACAATTTGATGTAATGACAGACGCAGAACTTGCTAAAGTTGAAGGTGGAGGCATGGAATGGATTGGAGATGTATTGGGTGCTATAGGTAATGCTGCGCATCCTGTTAACCCTCGTCAAGTGGTAGATCAATTAAATGGAAAGTATCCACGTCGTGGTTCTGTTCGTTCTTGCCCTCCTGGAGGAACTGGAGGAACACCTAATGCTTGTTGA